From the Amycolatopsis thermoflava N1165 genome, one window contains:
- a CDS encoding 2-keto-4-pentenoate hydratase, which translates to MSGWSIAEAARVLLAAEDAGTARGPITEEWPGLDVRTAYAVQDEALRLRLARGEKLIGLKLGLTSKAKQERMGVDRPVMAWLTDAMVLPAADPVPKLIHPRAEPEIVFVLGSRLAGPGVTAATAMAAVDRVYGGIEVIDSRYADFRFAAPDTIADNASSSVFRVGSVGVAPTGLDLTLEACLLEADGAIVDSATGAAVLGHPGEALALAANALAERGLALEAGWIVLTGGLTDAVPVSPGTRVAAHFTSLGSVTLAG; encoded by the coding sequence GTGAGCGGGTGGAGCATCGCCGAGGCGGCGCGGGTGCTGCTGGCGGCGGAGGACGCGGGAACGGCGCGCGGCCCGATCACCGAGGAGTGGCCCGGCCTGGACGTGCGCACCGCGTACGCGGTGCAGGACGAGGCGTTGCGGTTGCGGCTCGCGCGCGGCGAAAAACTCATCGGGCTCAAACTGGGCCTGACGTCGAAGGCGAAGCAGGAGCGCATGGGCGTGGACCGCCCGGTGATGGCCTGGCTGACCGACGCCATGGTGCTGCCTGCCGCGGACCCGGTGCCGAAGCTGATCCACCCGCGGGCCGAGCCGGAGATCGTGTTCGTGCTGGGCTCGCGCCTGGCGGGCCCCGGCGTGACGGCGGCCACCGCGATGGCGGCGGTGGACCGGGTGTACGGCGGGATCGAGGTCATCGACTCGCGGTACGCCGACTTCCGGTTCGCCGCACCGGACACCATCGCCGACAACGCCTCGTCGAGCGTGTTCCGGGTCGGCTCGGTGGGGGTCGCGCCCACCGGGCTGGACCTGACGCTGGAGGCGTGCCTGCTGGAGGCCGACGGAGCGATCGTGGACAGCGCGACCGGCGCGGCCGTGCTCGGTCACCCCGGCGAGGCGCTCGCACTGGCCGCCAACGCACTGGCGGAACGGGGCCTGGCGCTGGAGGCCGGATGGATCGTGCTGACCGGCGGCCTCACCGACGCCGTACCCGTTTCGCCGGGCACCCGGGTGGCGGCACACTTCACCAGCCTGGGTTCGGTGACGCTCGCGGGCTGA
- a CDS encoding DedA family protein, with protein sequence MNWTDLSSVGYPTLFLGVLVGSIVPIVPTGAVVGAAAAIAMTTGHLSLPLVLLLAAAGAMVGDVVTFAVARLGSDAAVRWLARGQKPERLVAARRRFARQGWQLVVVGRLLPAGRIPVLLAAGAIAYPWRRLLPATAVACVLWAVAYALLGVLSGGLFDSPLVATLLAAVLVLLVTGVINLVAKRRRERVGNRG encoded by the coding sequence GTGAACTGGACCGACCTCTCCAGCGTCGGCTACCCGACCCTCTTCCTGGGCGTCCTCGTCGGCTCGATCGTGCCGATCGTCCCGACCGGCGCCGTCGTCGGTGCGGCGGCCGCGATCGCCATGACGACCGGGCACCTGTCGTTGCCCTTGGTGCTGCTGCTGGCCGCTGCGGGCGCGATGGTGGGTGACGTCGTGACCTTCGCCGTCGCGCGGCTGGGCAGTGACGCGGCGGTCCGCTGGCTGGCCCGCGGGCAGAAGCCGGAACGTCTCGTCGCGGCCCGGCGGCGGTTCGCGCGGCAGGGGTGGCAGCTCGTGGTCGTCGGGCGGTTGCTGCCGGCCGGGCGCATCCCCGTGCTGCTGGCCGCGGGCGCGATCGCCTACCCGTGGCGACGGCTGTTGCCCGCGACGGCCGTGGCGTGCGTGCTGTGGGCGGTCGCGTACGCGTTGCTCGGCGTGCTCAGCGGCGGCCTGTTCGACTCGCCGCTCGTCGCGACGTTGCTGGCCGCCGTGCTGGTCTTGCTGGTCACCGGGGTGATCAACCTGGTGGCGAAGCGCCGCAGGGAAAGGGTGGGGAACCGGGGATGA
- a CDS encoding phage holin family protein, translated as MTTAERGRLFRRGRSLARFALVWLTTSLALVGMDDLLDGFAMPDWWQPLVCGLLLSLLTAVVWPQVLRVALPLALFTLGIGSFLVLGAGAVAAFAVVPGVEVNGLRTGFLVVVGVSAVSGVVSSVLAIDEDEVFFRRARRRSRRCPDPGPDLPPGLIFLQVDGLGYDVVRRAVRDGDMPTLARWLAEDSHALVRWQTDWSSQTGASVCGILHGSNHDILGFRWYEKDRDHVMACAHPRDAAEIERRHSNGRGLLAVDGASHGNLFTGDAPHVSLTMSAVSVLLPRGLRRRRADRVGAGYYAYFANPVNALRTLGSALVDIVREVSASARQRRAGVVPRVPRGGIYPVARTGTTVISRDVVVSAVLEDMLNGRPVVYADFLGYDEVAHHSGIERFDTLAVLRAIDQQIGRLHRASRLGPRPYHLVVLSDHGQTQGWAFAHRFGESLEELVGRLCGGPAPEAVSGGPVATRLQERVTGARRIEHRPREDERHEVTRVAPGVVVVVSGHVGMVSFTEHDGRVSLETIEREYPELLPALVDHPGIGFMLVRSDVHGPVVLGRDGVHRLASGEVLGEDPLALYGEHAPDLIRRVDTFPHCADIMINSRWDPETGEASPFEIHVGSHGGLGGEQERGFLIYPKEFEPPGELVGAESLHRLFRVWLTKLGHPEPE; from the coding sequence ATGACAACGGCGGAGAGGGGCCGGCTGTTCCGGCGTGGACGGTCGCTCGCGCGGTTCGCCCTGGTGTGGCTGACCACGTCGCTGGCGCTCGTCGGCATGGACGACCTGCTCGACGGCTTCGCGATGCCGGACTGGTGGCAGCCACTGGTGTGCGGCCTGCTGCTGAGCCTGCTGACCGCCGTGGTGTGGCCGCAAGTCCTGCGGGTCGCGTTGCCGCTGGCGTTGTTCACGCTCGGTATCGGCAGCTTCCTGGTGCTCGGCGCGGGCGCGGTGGCGGCGTTCGCGGTTGTGCCGGGGGTCGAGGTCAACGGGCTGCGCACCGGGTTCCTCGTCGTGGTCGGGGTGTCCGCGGTCAGCGGCGTGGTGTCGAGCGTGCTGGCCATCGACGAGGACGAGGTGTTCTTCCGTCGCGCCCGCCGTCGGTCGCGCCGCTGCCCGGACCCCGGACCGGACCTGCCGCCCGGGCTGATCTTCCTGCAGGTCGACGGCCTCGGGTACGACGTCGTGCGCCGCGCGGTGCGGGACGGCGACATGCCGACCCTGGCGCGCTGGCTCGCCGAGGACAGCCACGCGCTGGTGCGCTGGCAGACCGACTGGAGCTCGCAGACCGGCGCGAGCGTGTGCGGCATCCTGCACGGCTCCAACCACGACATCCTCGGCTTCCGCTGGTACGAAAAGGACCGCGACCACGTGATGGCGTGCGCCCACCCGCGCGACGCGGCCGAGATCGAGCGGCGGCACTCGAACGGCCGCGGCCTGCTCGCCGTCGACGGCGCCAGCCACGGCAACCTCTTCACCGGCGACGCGCCCCACGTCAGCCTCACCATGAGCGCCGTGTCCGTGCTGCTGCCCAGAGGCCTGCGCCGACGCCGTGCGGACCGCGTCGGCGCGGGCTACTACGCCTACTTCGCCAACCCGGTGAACGCGTTGCGCACGTTGGGTTCGGCGCTGGTCGACATCGTCCGCGAGGTCTCGGCGTCGGCGCGGCAGCGGCGGGCGGGCGTGGTGCCGCGGGTGCCGCGCGGCGGGATCTACCCGGTCGCCCGGACCGGCACCACGGTCATCTCCCGGGACGTCGTGGTGTCCGCGGTGCTGGAGGACATGCTCAACGGCCGCCCCGTGGTCTACGCGGACTTCCTCGGCTACGACGAGGTCGCCCACCACTCCGGCATCGAACGGTTCGACACGCTCGCCGTGCTGCGGGCGATCGACCAGCAGATCGGGCGGCTGCACCGGGCTTCCCGGCTCGGGCCGCGGCCCTACCACCTGGTGGTGCTGTCCGATCACGGCCAGACGCAGGGGTGGGCGTTCGCGCACCGGTTCGGCGAGTCACTGGAGGAGCTGGTCGGGCGGCTGTGCGGCGGGCCGGCCCCGGAAGCGGTGTCCGGCGGCCCGGTCGCCACCCGCCTGCAGGAGCGGGTGACCGGGGCGCGGCGCATCGAGCACCGGCCACGGGAGGACGAGCGGCACGAAGTGACTCGCGTGGCGCCCGGCGTGGTCGTCGTGGTGTCCGGCCACGTCGGGATGGTGTCGTTCACCGAGCACGACGGCCGGGTCTCGCTGGAGACGATCGAGCGTGAGTACCCGGAGCTGCTGCCCGCGCTCGTCGACCACCCGGGCATCGGGTTCATGCTGGTGCGCAGCGACGTCCACGGCCCGGTCGTGCTCGGCCGTGACGGCGTCCACCGGCTGGCTTCGGGCGAGGTGCTCGGGGAGGACCCGCTGGCGCTGTACGGGGAGCACGCCCCGGACCTGATCCGCCGCGTGGACACCTTCCCGCACTGCGCCGACATCATGATCAACAGCCGGTGGGACCCGGAAACCGGGGAGGCCTCGCCGTTCGAGATCCACGTCGGCTCGCACGGCGGGCTCGGCGGGGAGCAGGAGCGCGGGTTCCTCATCTACCCCAAGGAGTTCGAGCCGCCCGGTGAGCTGGTGGGGGCCGAGTCGCTGCACCGGTTGTTCCGGGTGTGGCTGACGAAGCTGGGCCATCCCGAGCCCGAGTGA
- a CDS encoding 2-keto-4-pentenoate hydratase, with translation MDATAVREAADLLLQAYAAGKPIAPLIETYPGATVEDAYRIQLDQVRVWTEGGDEIKGHKVGLASAAMQRQMGVDQPDYGHLTGTMFHLEHQPIPVDSFLQPRIEPEIAFVLGRKLSGPGVTVADAVRAVDFVVPALEIVDSRIEDWRISIVDTIADNASSGGVVLGSRPTALSSVDLRLAGCTLHSGGELVATGAGGAVLGSPLNALVWLANTVGPLGIDLEPGHVVLPGSMTKAIPLRPGDTVVSTVAGLGSVTAVFGSKEDA, from the coding sequence ATGGATGCGACAGCGGTGCGGGAGGCGGCCGACCTCCTGCTGCAGGCCTACGCGGCGGGCAAGCCCATCGCGCCCCTGATCGAGACCTACCCGGGCGCGACCGTCGAGGACGCCTACCGGATCCAGCTCGACCAGGTGCGCGTGTGGACCGAGGGCGGCGACGAGATCAAGGGCCACAAGGTGGGCCTGGCCTCGGCCGCGATGCAGCGTCAGATGGGCGTCGACCAGCCCGACTACGGGCACCTCACCGGCACCATGTTCCACCTCGAGCACCAGCCGATCCCGGTCGACAGCTTCCTGCAGCCGCGGATCGAGCCGGAGATCGCGTTCGTGCTCGGGCGGAAGCTGTCCGGGCCCGGCGTGACGGTGGCCGACGCGGTGCGTGCCGTGGACTTCGTGGTGCCCGCGCTGGAGATCGTGGACTCCCGCATCGAGGACTGGCGCATTTCGATCGTCGACACCATCGCCGACAACGCGTCCTCGGGCGGGGTGGTGCTGGGCAGCAGGCCGACCGCACTGTCCTCGGTGGACCTGCGCCTGGCCGGCTGCACGCTGCACTCGGGCGGTGAGCTGGTGGCGACCGGGGCGGGCGGCGCGGTGCTCGGGTCGCCGCTGAACGCGCTGGTGTGGCTGGCGAACACCGTCGGCCCGCTGGGCATCGACCTGGAGCCGGGGCACGTGGTGCTGCCCGGGTCGATGACGAAGGCGATCCCGTTGCGCCCCGGTGACACGGTGGTCTCGACGGTGGCGGGGCTGGGCAGTGTGACGGCTGTGTTCGGGTCGAAGGAGGACGCGTGA
- a CDS encoding MBL fold metallo-hydrolase: MDGLAMRFLGHSTVRLEIAGRVVLTDPVLTRTVGGLVRVAPPLDPAAYADVDLVLISHLHGDHLHAPSLRLLGRDVPIVVPRGAGAWMRRRGFSAVAELDIGEQLPFGDLRVTAVPADHSGHRWGPRFTHGPQARANGHVVEAPGVRVYVAGDTDLYPGMAELGPVDVALLPVWGWGPNLGPGHLDPTRAAEAVALVQPRVAVPVHWGTLAVPGLARTPRMRRLLVAPPRTFAAEVADRGLPTTVALTEPGEPVQLHRSPR, encoded by the coding sequence ATGGACGGCCTGGCGATGCGTTTCCTCGGCCACTCGACGGTCCGACTGGAGATCGCCGGCCGGGTCGTGCTGACCGACCCCGTGCTGACGCGCACGGTGGGTGGGCTGGTGCGAGTCGCGCCGCCGCTGGACCCCGCCGCCTACGCCGACGTCGATCTGGTGCTGATCTCCCACCTGCACGGCGACCACCTGCACGCGCCGTCGCTGCGGCTGCTGGGGCGGGACGTGCCGATCGTGGTGCCGCGCGGGGCCGGCGCGTGGATGCGACGGCGGGGGTTTTCGGCAGTGGCGGAACTGGACATCGGGGAGCAGTTGCCGTTCGGCGACCTGCGGGTGACCGCGGTGCCGGCGGACCACTCGGGGCACCGCTGGGGGCCGCGTTTCACGCACGGCCCGCAGGCCCGCGCGAACGGTCATGTCGTGGAGGCGCCGGGGGTGCGGGTGTACGTCGCCGGGGACACGGACCTGTACCCGGGGATGGCCGAGCTCGGCCCGGTGGACGTGGCGTTGCTGCCGGTGTGGGGATGGGGGCCGAACCTCGGCCCCGGGCACCTGGACCCGACGCGGGCCGCGGAGGCGGTCGCACTGGTGCAGCCGCGCGTGGCGGTGCCCGTGCACTGGGGGACGCTGGCCGTCCCCGGCCTGGCGCGAACCCCCCGCATGCGGCGGTTGCTGGTCGCACCGCCACGAACGTTCGCGGCGGAGGTGGCGGACCGCGGCCTGCCGACCACGGTGGCCCTCACGGAGCCCGGCGAGCCGGTGCAGCTGCACAGGTCCCCCCGATGA
- the gltB gene encoding glutamate synthase large subunit, producing MTRHSVRKPEGLYDAQYEHDACGVAFVADMSGRRSHDIVTKALTALRNLEHRGARGAEPETGDGAGILIQVPDAFFREVVDFELPEAGHYAVGTAFLPVDETARGRAMSAIEGLVAEEGLRVLGWREVPVDTEHVGPTAASTMPHFAQLFLASREGLRTGLDLERAAFCVRKRAEHLLADEDVYFPSLSARTIVYKGMLTEPQVPRFFPDLTDERVTSAIGLVHSRFSTNTFPSWPLAHPYRYVAHNGEINTLRGNRNWMDARESMLSTDLIPGDLKRIYPIITRGASDSASFDEVLELLHLGGRSLPHAVLMMIPEAWENHEEMDEARRAFYEFHSTLMEPWDGPALVSFTDGTQIGAVLDRNGLRPARYWVTEDGLVVLASEVGVLELDQSTIVKKGRLEPGRMFLVDTAEGRIIDDEEIKGQLAAEHPYGDWVDQGLVRLEELPEREREVPTHASLVRRQQAFGYTEEELDTLLSPMAKSGAEPIGSMGNDSPLAPLSSGPRPIFDYFIQLFAQVTNPPLDAIREELVTSLGTQLGAQPNLLEATGESCRRVVLPFPVLDNDELAKLVHINDDGDLPEFTAVTIHGLYDVHGGGDALLARLEEIRTEVSNAISEGARLIVLSDRGVDADHAAIPSLLLTGAVHHHLVRQKTRTQVGIIAETADAREVHHIALLLGYGAAAVNPYLAMATVEELARDGKIPGVTAQQATRNLIKALGKGVRKTMSKMGVSTVASYTGAQIFEALGLSQEVIDTCFTGTTSRLGGVGFDVLHEEVRQRHARAFPRDGFRPNHRELEIGSDYQWRREGEPHLFNPHTVFKLQHSTRTGRYEVFKEYTNAVDEQSKKLFTLRGLFELKEGVRPPVPIEEVEPVSEIVKRFATGAISYGSISQEMHETLAIAMNRLGGKSNTGEGGEDPERLYDPERRSAVKQVASGRFGVTSEYLVNADDIQIKMAQGAKPGEGGQLPGAKVYPWIAKTRHSTPGVGLISPPPHHDIYSIEDLAQLIHDLKNANPAARIHVKLVSEVGVGTVAAGVSKAHADVVLISGHDGGTGASPLSSIKHAGGPWELGLAETQQTLLANRLRDRIVVQTDGQLKTGRDVVIAALLGAEEFGFATAPLVVSGCIMMRVCHLDTCPVGVATQNPKLREKFSGKAEYVVNFFEFIAQEVREYLARLGFRSIEEAVGHAEVLDTRPAVDHWKARGLDLSPIFHVPELEPRAARHQVVKQDHGLEKALDNTLIQLAEGALNSGDKVRLELPVRNVNRTVGTMLGSELTKRWGGEGLPDDTIDVTFTGTAGQSFGAFIPKGITLRLFGDGNDYVGKGLSGGRIIVRPPKEAKFDTSANIIAGNVIGYGATGGQIFLRGKVGERFCVRNSGALAVVEGVGDHGCEYMTGGRVVVLGPTGRNFAAGMSGGIAYVLDLSPLRVNPEMVDVDPLDDEDVEFLRDAVEAHFVETESPVARELLADWETTIARFAKVMPKDYKRVLAAQAEAERDGRDVNEAIMEAAHG from the coding sequence GTGACCCGCCACAGTGTTCGCAAGCCGGAAGGCTTGTACGACGCGCAATACGAGCACGATGCCTGCGGTGTCGCGTTCGTCGCCGATATGTCCGGCCGACGCAGTCACGACATCGTCACCAAGGCCCTGACGGCCCTGCGCAACCTCGAACACCGTGGCGCCAGAGGAGCGGAACCGGAGACCGGCGACGGCGCGGGCATCCTGATCCAGGTCCCGGACGCGTTCTTCCGCGAGGTCGTCGACTTCGAGCTGCCCGAAGCGGGCCATTACGCCGTGGGCACCGCGTTCCTGCCGGTCGACGAGACCGCTCGTGGCCGCGCGATGAGCGCGATCGAGGGCCTCGTCGCGGAGGAGGGCCTGCGTGTCCTGGGCTGGCGCGAGGTCCCGGTGGACACCGAGCACGTCGGGCCGACGGCGGCCTCGACCATGCCGCACTTCGCGCAGCTGTTCCTGGCCTCGCGCGAAGGCCTGCGCACCGGGCTGGACCTGGAGCGCGCCGCGTTCTGCGTGCGCAAGCGCGCCGAGCACCTGCTGGCCGACGAGGACGTGTACTTCCCGAGCCTGTCCGCCCGGACGATCGTCTACAAGGGAATGCTCACCGAGCCGCAGGTACCGCGGTTCTTCCCGGACCTGACCGACGAGCGCGTGACGAGCGCGATCGGGCTGGTGCACTCCCGCTTCTCCACCAACACGTTCCCGTCGTGGCCGCTGGCCCACCCGTACCGGTACGTGGCGCACAACGGCGAGATCAACACGCTGCGCGGTAACCGGAACTGGATGGACGCGCGCGAGTCGATGCTGTCCACCGACCTGATCCCGGGTGACCTCAAGCGGATCTACCCGATCATCACCCGCGGCGCGAGCGACTCGGCGAGCTTCGACGAGGTCCTCGAACTGCTGCACCTGGGCGGCCGCAGCCTGCCGCACGCGGTGCTGATGATGATCCCCGAAGCCTGGGAGAACCACGAGGAGATGGACGAGGCGCGCCGCGCCTTCTACGAGTTCCACTCCACGCTGATGGAGCCGTGGGACGGCCCGGCGCTGGTGTCGTTCACCGACGGCACCCAGATCGGCGCGGTGCTGGACCGCAACGGCCTGCGCCCGGCGCGGTACTGGGTCACCGAGGACGGCCTGGTCGTGCTCGCCAGCGAGGTCGGCGTGCTGGAGCTGGACCAGTCGACGATCGTGAAGAAGGGCCGGCTGGAGCCGGGCCGCATGTTCCTCGTCGACACGGCCGAGGGCCGCATCATCGACGACGAGGAGATCAAGGGGCAGCTGGCCGCCGAGCACCCGTACGGCGACTGGGTCGACCAGGGCCTGGTGCGCCTGGAAGAGCTGCCCGAGCGCGAGCGCGAGGTGCCCACGCATGCGTCGCTGGTGCGCCGCCAGCAGGCCTTCGGCTACACCGAGGAAGAGCTGGACACGCTGCTGTCGCCGATGGCGAAATCCGGCGCCGAGCCGATCGGCTCGATGGGCAACGACTCGCCGCTCGCGCCGCTGTCGTCCGGCCCGCGGCCGATCTTCGACTACTTCATCCAGCTGTTCGCCCAGGTCACCAACCCCCCGCTGGACGCGATCCGTGAGGAGCTGGTGACGTCGCTGGGCACCCAGCTCGGCGCGCAGCCGAACCTGCTGGAGGCCACCGGCGAGTCGTGCCGCCGCGTCGTCCTGCCGTTCCCGGTGCTGGACAACGACGAGCTGGCCAAGCTGGTGCACATCAACGACGACGGCGACCTGCCGGAGTTCACCGCCGTCACCATCCACGGTCTCTACGACGTGCACGGCGGCGGGGACGCGCTGCTGGCGCGCCTGGAGGAGATCCGCACCGAGGTGTCCAACGCGATCTCCGAGGGCGCGCGGCTGATCGTGCTGTCCGACCGCGGGGTCGACGCCGACCACGCGGCCATCCCGTCGCTGCTGCTCACCGGCGCGGTGCACCACCACCTGGTGCGGCAGAAGACCCGCACGCAGGTCGGCATCATCGCCGAGACCGCCGACGCCCGCGAGGTGCACCACATCGCGCTGCTGCTGGGTTACGGCGCCGCCGCGGTCAACCCGTACCTGGCGATGGCCACGGTCGAGGAGCTGGCCCGCGACGGCAAGATCCCGGGCGTCACCGCGCAGCAGGCGACCCGCAACCTGATCAAGGCGCTGGGCAAGGGCGTCCGCAAGACCATGTCGAAGATGGGAGTGTCCACTGTGGCCTCCTACACCGGCGCGCAGATCTTCGAGGCGCTCGGCCTGTCGCAGGAGGTCATCGACACCTGCTTCACCGGCACTACCTCGCGGCTGGGCGGCGTCGGCTTCGACGTGCTGCACGAGGAGGTCCGGCAGCGGCACGCCCGCGCGTTCCCGCGCGACGGGTTCCGGCCGAACCACCGCGAGCTGGAGATCGGCTCGGACTACCAGTGGCGGCGCGAGGGCGAGCCGCACCTGTTCAACCCGCACACGGTCTTCAAGCTGCAGCACTCCACGCGCACCGGCCGCTACGAGGTGTTCAAGGAGTACACGAACGCCGTCGACGAGCAGTCGAAGAAGCTGTTCACGCTGCGCGGCCTGTTCGAGCTGAAGGAGGGCGTGCGCCCGCCGGTGCCGATCGAGGAGGTCGAGCCGGTCTCCGAGATCGTCAAGCGGTTCGCCACCGGCGCCATCTCCTACGGCTCGATCTCGCAGGAGATGCACGAGACGCTGGCGATCGCGATGAACCGGCTGGGCGGCAAGTCCAACACCGGTGAGGGCGGCGAGGACCCGGAGCGGCTGTACGACCCGGAGCGGCGCAGCGCCGTGAAGCAGGTCGCCAGCGGCCGGTTCGGCGTCACCAGCGAGTATCTGGTCAACGCCGACGACATCCAGATCAAGATGGCGCAGGGCGCGAAGCCCGGCGAGGGCGGCCAGCTGCCCGGCGCGAAGGTGTACCCGTGGATCGCCAAGACGCGGCACTCCACGCCGGGTGTGGGCCTGATTTCCCCGCCGCCGCACCACGACATCTACTCGATCGAGGACCTGGCGCAGCTGATCCACGACCTGAAGAACGCCAACCCGGCGGCCCGCATCCACGTGAAGCTGGTGTCCGAGGTCGGCGTCGGCACGGTCGCGGCGGGTGTGTCGAAGGCGCACGCGGACGTCGTGCTGATCTCCGGTCACGACGGCGGCACCGGCGCCTCGCCGCTGTCCTCGATCAAGCACGCGGGCGGCCCGTGGGAGCTGGGCCTGGCCGAGACGCAGCAGACGCTGCTGGCCAACCGGCTGCGCGACCGGATCGTGGTGCAGACCGACGGCCAGCTCAAGACCGGCCGCGATGTGGTGATCGCCGCGCTGCTCGGCGCCGAGGAGTTCGGTTTCGCGACCGCGCCGCTGGTGGTGTCCGGCTGCATCATGATGCGCGTCTGCCACCTGGACACCTGCCCGGTCGGCGTCGCGACGCAGAACCCGAAGCTGCGCGAGAAGTTCAGCGGCAAGGCCGAGTACGTGGTGAACTTCTTCGAGTTCATCGCGCAGGAGGTGCGCGAGTACCTGGCGCGGCTGGGCTTCCGGTCGATCGAGGAGGCCGTCGGGCACGCCGAGGTGCTCGACACCCGTCCCGCGGTCGACCACTGGAAGGCGCGCGGGCTGGACCTGTCGCCGATCTTCCACGTGCCCGAGCTGGAGCCGCGCGCCGCGCGGCACCAGGTGGTCAAGCAGGACCACGGCCTGGAGAAGGCGCTGGACAATACGCTGATCCAGCTCGCCGAGGGCGCGCTGAACTCCGGCGACAAGGTGCGGCTGGAACTGCCGGTGCGCAACGTGAACCGGACCGTCGGCACCATGCTCGGGTCGGAGCTGACCAAGCGCTGGGGCGGCGAGGGCCTGCCGGACGACACGATCGACGTGACCTTCACCGGCACCGCCGGCCAGTCGTTCGGCGCGTTCATCCCGAAGGGCATCACGCTGCGGCTGTTCGGCGACGGCAACGACTACGTGGGCAAGGGCCTCTCCGGTGGCCGCATCATCGTGCGGCCGCCCAAGGAGGCGAAGTTCGACACGTCGGCGAACATCATCGCGGGCAACGTGATCGGCTACGGCGCGACCGGCGGGCAGATCTTCCTGCGCGGCAAGGTCGGCGAGCGGTTCTGCGTGCGCAACTCGGGCGCGCTGGCCGTCGTGGAGGGCGTCGGCGACCACGGCTGCGAGTACATGACCGGCGGTCGCGTGGTCGTGCTCGGGCCGACCGGCCGCAACTTCGCCGCGGGCATGTCCGGCGGGATCGCCTACGTGCTCGACCTGTCGCCGTTGCGGGTGAACCCGGAGATGGTCGACGTGGACCCGCTGGACGACGAGGACGTCGAGTTCCTGCGGGACGCGGTCGAGGCGCACTTCGTGGAGACCGAGTCGCCGGTGGCGCGGGAGCTGCTGGCCGACTGGGAGACCACGATCGCCCGGTTCGCCAAGGTCATGCCCAAGGACTACAAGCGGGTCCTGGCCGCGCAGGCGGAAGCCGAGCGCGACGGCCGGGACGTGAACGAAGCCATCATGGAGGCCGCACATGGCTGA
- a CDS encoding ABC transporter ATP-binding protein: protein MGTPAVRIRGLRCRFEGEAGPVDALRGIDLDVPRGSFTAIMGPSGSGKTTLLHCAAGLRTPTAGTAELDGVSLAGLDETKLAELRRRRVGFVFQAFNLLPALTAKENVELPLRLDGRKPDPRRTAALLERVGLGNRGGHRPDQLSGGQKQRVAVARALITDPEVVFADEPTGALDIRSAREVLSLLRGLADQGQTIIMVTHDPVAASFSDRVLFLADGLIVDQMARPAAAAVANRMATLVESAERAAAMGVN from the coding sequence ATGGGGACTCCTGCTGTGCGCATCCGGGGCTTGCGCTGCAGATTCGAAGGGGAAGCGGGGCCGGTCGACGCGCTGCGCGGCATCGACCTGGACGTGCCGAGGGGCTCGTTCACGGCGATCATGGGCCCGTCGGGCTCGGGCAAGACCACGTTGCTGCACTGCGCGGCCGGGCTGCGGACGCCGACCGCGGGCACGGCCGAGCTCGACGGCGTGAGCCTCGCCGGGCTCGACGAGACCAAGCTGGCCGAGCTGCGCCGGCGGCGCGTCGGCTTCGTGTTCCAGGCGTTCAACCTGCTGCCGGCGCTGACCGCGAAGGAGAACGTCGAACTGCCGCTGCGGCTGGATGGGCGCAAGCCCGACCCGCGCCGGACCGCCGCGCTGCTCGAGCGCGTCGGGCTGGGCAACCGCGGCGGCCACCGGCCGGACCAGCTCTCCGGCGGTCAGAAGCAGCGCGTCGCGGTGGCGCGGGCCCTGATCACCGACCCCGAGGTCGTCTTCGCCGACGAGCCGACGGGCGCGCTGGACATCCGCAGCGCCCGCGAGGTCCTGAGCCTGCTGCGCGGGCTCGCCGACCAGGGCCAGACGATCATCATGGTGACGCACGACCCGGTCGCGGCGTCCTTTTCGGACCGGGTGCTGTTCCTGGCCGACGGCCTGATCGTCGACCAGATGGCCCGCCCGGCGGCGGCCGCGGTCGCCAACCGCATGGCGACCCTGGTCGAGTCGGCCGAGCGGGCCGCCGCGATGGGGGTGAACTGA
- a CDS encoding TetR/AcrR family transcriptional regulator: protein MGHRENLLIAARDCLLRAGYARTTARDLAAASGANLASINYHFGSKEGLLTRALNDLNAEWGELLFQALGEGDTNEARWGRIIESIQANRQLWFVNFEGVAYLQHDEKIREMNARGQQAARTALAQAFAGLGPDADPDRVRIAGSHYYSLLVGVALQWLTDPGNAPTAAEIVAADQGARV from the coding sequence ATGGGACACCGGGAGAACTTGCTGATCGCGGCACGGGACTGCCTCCTCCGCGCCGGCTACGCGCGCACCACCGCGCGTGACCTGGCCGCCGCTTCCGGCGCGAACCTGGCGTCGATCAACTACCACTTCGGGTCGAAGGAGGGCCTGCTCACGCGAGCGCTGAACGACCTGAACGCCGAGTGGGGCGAGCTGCTGTTCCAGGCGCTCGGCGAGGGCGACACGAACGAGGCGCGCTGGGGCCGGATCATCGAGTCGATCCAGGCGAACCGGCAGCTGTGGTTCGTGAACTTCGAGGGTGTCGCCTACCTGCAGCACGACGAGAAGATCCGCGAGATGAACGCGCGGGGCCAGCAGGCCGCGCGCACGGCGCTCGCGCAGGCGTTCGCCGGGCTCGGGCCGGACGCGGACCCGGACCGGGTGCGGATCGCCGGCTCGCACTACTACTCGCTGCTGGTCGGGGTCGCGTTGCAGTGGCTCACCGATCCGGGCAACGCGCCGACCGCGGCGGAGATCGTCGCGGCGGACCAGGGGGCGCGGGTCTGA